GCCAGCACTGAACAGTGTCCGCGCCGGTGACGTCGAACTTCTTGCCCAGGGCTTCCTTCGGGGTGGCCAGCGAGGTCTCGGTGAAGAGCAATTCGCTGTCCAGATCGCCCGGCTCAGGCTTGCCTTCGAAGGGCTTGATCGAACCTTCGGGGGTGGTGCGGATGGGGAACTTGAAGCGCTTGATGTTGCCGTTGCGGAACTTCACGGTCCACATGATGGAATCGGCCGAACGCATGGGGATCGAGGTGCCGCCCATGGGTGCGAAGTCAGCGTAGGGACGGGCCGAAATGGCGCCCTGGGGGCAGATCTTCACGCAGGAATAACATTCCCAACAAGCCGAAGGCTCCTGATTGAAGGCCTTCATCTCCTGAGGATCCAGAATCATCAGGTCATTGGGGCAAATGTACATGCACGCGGTCTTCTCACCGCCTTTGCATCCGTCACACTTGCTCGGATCCACAAAGGTAGGCATAAGTAGTCCTCCAAACGTTTAGTTGTTGTACACCCAGCGCCCAATCCATTAAAGAGCTGAACGCCTTGGTGCGACAGGACATCCGCGCGCCGTTGCAGGTACAGTGCTTTCGCACCCTGCTCCGGCCTGTCCACGCGCACCGGCGTCGCTTGGTGCCGATATTGTGAGTGCGTCCCGGAAGATGGGGGCGCTTTGCCCTGCCCGCCTTGGCAGCGGACAAGTCATCAATATTCTTGCTGTTCCTAAATGACCGGCGGATAGCTTGTGAGCAAATTAACAAGCGCCGCAAGCCCCGTCAAGATCAAAGTTCTTTTTTTCACGTCCGCCCCGGAACCGGCAAAAGGGCCTCAAAAGCCTGGCAAAAGGCCTCTCATTTCCCACGGTCGGTACTGGGTTCACCGTCCAAGCTAGCAGACCGCCACCCCCCTCGCAAGACCTTTTCCCGGTTTGCCCCGCTTCCCACCTCTCACCCCGCTTAATCGCTGTGATTTTTTTCACCGAAGCAATCCCGTTGCCGCCAAGCCGGGGGCTCCGAGGCCCATCCGGACCCTGCCTCGACGCCGCAGCCGCCGACGCCTTTTCCCAGGCCAGCGCCGCCGCCGTCGCCCGGTAGGAGGGACCTCGCCTGGACAGGCTGGTTCGCCGCGCACCCGGACGCAACGCCTCCTCCCATTCCTGTGGCCGCCGGTCCTCTTCTGTTGTTTCACCGCGCCCCCGGACGCAACTACAGCATGGATTTCGGCGACAGGCCCGAGAACTGCCGCCGCCCCTGAACCGGCCGGGTGCAACGGTGGTTCCCGTCAGACACGTTTTTTCTCGCTCCCGCTCACCGTCGCGGTAACGCCACTCCCCCCTTGCCCCCTTGAGGGGTCCGGGGGGATCACCCCCCCGGCCGTCGGAGGCACAGCCGGCGCCTGCCCTGCCGGCAATCCGCAGCGGCGGGCCAATCCGGGCTATGGCCTGAAAACCCGCACCTGGGACGAAGTCGCCGCCGCCCTGGCCCATCCGGTCGAAGCGGCCCGGCAGGTGCGGGCCGGACTCCAGGCCTCCGCCTCGCGCAAAAAACACTTGACAGGACAGGACAGGGGAAAGTACCCGTATTCCCCATGCAAACCCTCCGCAATCTGACCTCCGGGTTTTACTTTTGGTTCTGGTTTAGCCACGCCCGTGGTCTGGGGGGGGTGCGGTCGAACTAGTCAACCGCAACGAGCCACTCCAGGGCCGCGGG
This sequence is a window from Desulfovibrio sp. TomC. Protein-coding genes within it:
- the aprB gene encoding adenylyl-sulfate reductase subunit beta — its product is MPTFVDPSKCDGCKGGEKTACMYICPNDLMILDPQEMKAFNQEPSACWECYSCVKICPQGAISARPYADFAPMGGTSIPMRSADSIMWTVKFRNGNIKRFKFPIRTTPEGSIKPFEGKPEPGDLDSELLFTETSLATPKEALGKKFDVTGADTVQCWLDGFCK